Proteins from a genomic interval of Croceicoccus naphthovorans:
- a CDS encoding methanol/ethanol family PQQ-dependent dehydrogenase has product MKGRFKTFAAALVATCAITAIPANADNHAGPSMADLMNDANSHGDVLTYGMGPWQQRYSALNKINTQTVKRLVPVYSASLGGEKQRGQESQPIVYDGTIYVTGSYSRLFAFDAKTGEKKWEYNARLPDGIMPCCDVVNRGAAIHGDKIIFSTLDAHLVALNRETGKVIWNKEIGDYKAGYSATAAPIIVKDMVVVGNSGGEFGVVGAVQARNVDTGELVWNRPVIEGHMGTLNGKDNGITGKTNATWEGDLWKTGGGATWLGGTYDPGTNLLYFGTGNPAPWNSHLRPGDNLYTSSTVAIDADTGKIKWHYQTTPHDGWDFDGVNEFIPFDATMNGKKMQLGAKADRNGYFYVLDRTDGKFIGAHKFVMQTTWADGIGKDGRPNFTKDGRPGAPNGAEKGKVVFSSPSFLGGKNWMPMAYSRDTELFYIPSNDWGMDIWNEPIAYKKGAAYLGAGFTIKPIADDHIGALRAMDPKTGKIVWEYKNPAPLWGGVLTTGGNLVFTGTPEGYLKAFDAKTGQEVWKFQTGSGVVGSPVTWEDGGEQYVAVMSGWGGAVPLWGGEVAKTFKDISQGGSLWVFKLYNE; this is encoded by the coding sequence ATGAAGGGGCGTTTCAAGACTTTTGCCGCCGCACTCGTGGCGACGTGCGCCATCACGGCGATCCCCGCCAATGCGGACAACCATGCAGGCCCATCGATGGCCGACCTGATGAACGACGCCAACAGCCACGGCGACGTGCTGACCTATGGCATGGGCCCGTGGCAGCAACGCTACAGCGCTCTCAACAAGATCAACACGCAGACCGTAAAGCGTCTGGTGCCGGTATACTCGGCATCGCTGGGCGGCGAAAAGCAGCGCGGTCAGGAATCGCAGCCGATCGTTTATGACGGTACAATCTACGTCACCGGTTCCTATTCGCGCCTCTTTGCCTTCGACGCGAAGACCGGCGAGAAGAAGTGGGAATACAATGCTCGCCTGCCCGATGGCATCATGCCCTGCTGCGACGTGGTCAACCGCGGTGCTGCGATCCACGGTGACAAGATCATCTTCTCCACGCTCGACGCGCACCTCGTAGCGCTGAACCGCGAGACCGGGAAGGTCATCTGGAACAAGGAAATCGGCGACTACAAGGCCGGCTATTCCGCCACCGCCGCCCCGATCATCGTCAAGGACATGGTCGTCGTCGGCAACTCGGGCGGTGAATTCGGCGTGGTCGGCGCGGTTCAGGCGCGCAATGTCGATACCGGCGAGCTGGTCTGGAACCGTCCCGTCATCGAAGGCCACATGGGCACGCTCAACGGCAAGGACAACGGCATCACCGGCAAGACCAACGCCACTTGGGAAGGCGACCTTTGGAAGACCGGCGGCGGCGCAACGTGGCTGGGCGGCACCTACGATCCGGGCACCAACCTGCTGTACTTCGGCACCGGCAACCCGGCCCCGTGGAACAGCCACCTGCGTCCGGGCGACAACCTCTATACCTCGTCCACCGTGGCAATCGATGCCGACACCGGCAAGATCAAGTGGCACTATCAGACCACCCCGCACGACGGCTGGGACTTCGACGGCGTGAACGAATTTATTCCGTTCGATGCCACGATGAACGGCAAGAAGATGCAGTTGGGCGCGAAGGCCGACCGTAACGGTTACTTCTACGTGCTCGACCGCACCGACGGCAAGTTCATCGGCGCGCACAAGTTCGTGATGCAGACGACCTGGGCCGACGGCATCGGCAAGGACGGCCGCCCCAACTTCACAAAGGACGGTCGCCCCGGCGCGCCGAACGGTGCGGAAAAGGGCAAGGTCGTGTTCTCCTCGCCATCGTTCCTTGGCGGCAAGAACTGGATGCCGATGGCCTACTCGCGGGATACGGAACTGTTCTACATTCCGTCGAACGACTGGGGCATGGACATCTGGAACGAACCCATCGCCTATAAGAAGGGCGCGGCCTATCTGGGCGCGGGTTTTACCATCAAGCCGATCGCCGACGATCACATCGGCGCGCTGCGCGCGATGGATCCCAAGACCGGCAAGATCGTCTGGGAATACAAGAACCCGGCCCCGCTGTGGGGCGGCGTCCTGACAACCGGCGGCAACCTTGTCTTCACCGGCACACCCGAAGGGTACCTGAAGGCGTTCGATGCCAAGACCGGGCAGGAAGTCTGGAAGTTCCAGACCGGTTCGGGCGTCGTCGGTTCGCCCGTCACATGGGAAGACGGCGGCGAGCAATACGTCGCAGTGATGAGCGGCTGGGGCGGCGCGGTTCCGCTTTGGGGCGGTGAAGTCGCCAAGACCTTCAAGGATATCTCTCAGGGCGGCTCGCTCTGGGTGTTCAAACTCTACAACGAGTAA
- a CDS encoding response regulator, whose amino-acid sequence MQEIPAPERVLIVDDHSLVRDGLRSILEISFPECDVMEAGSFEEALDALQQADEVDLVLLDITMPDVERLSGLRQLRADFPSTPVVMVTGLNDPIIMRDALAAGAAGFVPKSLKRQAILDALQQVLSGEIYLPDLESVGSDDTRIREDEEIRAKIDSLTPQQRVVLGHLVAGLLNKQIAHELDVSMTTVKAHVSAILQKLNVFSRTQAVIMANRVGFVD is encoded by the coding sequence ATGCAAGAGATCCCGGCACCGGAGCGTGTGCTGATCGTCGACGACCATTCGCTGGTCCGTGACGGTTTGCGCTCCATCCTCGAAATCAGCTTCCCCGAATGCGACGTGATGGAGGCAGGCAGCTTCGAAGAAGCGCTCGACGCGTTGCAACAGGCGGACGAGGTCGATCTTGTCCTGCTCGACATCACGATGCCCGATGTCGAACGCCTTTCGGGCCTGCGCCAGTTGCGCGCCGATTTTCCCAGCACGCCGGTCGTCATGGTCACTGGCCTCAACGATCCGATCATCATGCGCGATGCGCTGGCCGCCGGGGCGGCAGGCTTCGTGCCAAAGTCGCTGAAGCGGCAGGCGATCCTCGACGCGTTGCAACAGGTATTGTCGGGCGAAATCTACCTGCCCGACCTCGAAAGCGTCGGGAGCGACGATACCCGCATTCGCGAAGACGAGGAAATCCGCGCCAAGATCGACAGCCTGACCCCGCAACAACGCGTGGTGCTCGGCCACCTAGTCGCGGGGCTGCTGAACAAGCAGATCGCGCACGAACTCGACGTCTCGATGACGACGGTAAAGGCGCACGTTTCGGCCATCCTGCAAAAGCTGAACGTCTTCAGCCGCACGCAGGCGGTGATCATGGCCAACCGGGTCGGCTTCGTCGACTGA
- a CDS encoding hybrid sensor histidine kinase/response regulator yields MATTRPPAATDPRDDKIAALEDRVRRLEKINEALIDRVERSSDMDGSYSMFETAIALESMVRERTAELEDTLEKLGDANARLEVAHRDTDAARARLRDAIESLSDGFAIFDAEDRMVMCNQSFLRFWPEFEGVRDSHPQFSELAETLAYGGRTIGSQLSPERWVRERIARHREASGAHVQLLSDGRWLQINEMKTTEGGTVGIYTDITSVKAEDARERARELAGRNLALQASLDTLSEGACLFDQDRKLVAWNEPLVRMLGIDAHIEDAIGTHQKLHDWCVSQQGLDLPQAIEWRSGKGPRISTDCSLGERHFVIRSVSLSAGGMAYAFDDVTDRIRFQRSLTEQAETLEKRVQERTAELIEVNRQLVEAKNEAETANRSKTSFIAAASHDLLQPLNAARLFVSALAERRMAMTNRGLVRQTAVALDSVEELLEALLEISRLDAGAIQPEIAALPLDRILSALRIEFAPLARKGGLTFEVPETGLWVRSDLRLLRRILQNFVSNAIRYTEKGGVEVSATTDGNAVRIAVRDTGPGIAVEKREAIFEEFRRLASTQKTPGKGLGLAIVRRASAMLAHRIDLTTAPGEGSTFSITVPLAEPSAIAAEVAEKTRAVSGTKGTVTVIDNDVQVQEGMRVLLENWGLEVVTGSGPDDPGVRQSVRKGTGLLIADYHLDDGLTGDLAIADLRAAHSEAGHESELPAVVITADRTDEVKQALTAKELPVLTKPVKPAQLRALLRKLEITG; encoded by the coding sequence ATGGCAACGACTCGCCCGCCTGCCGCGACCGATCCGCGCGACGACAAGATCGCCGCGCTGGAAGACCGCGTGCGGCGGCTCGAAAAGATCAACGAGGCGCTGATCGACCGGGTCGAACGGTCGAGCGACATGGACGGGTCGTACTCCATGTTCGAGACCGCCATCGCGCTGGAAAGCATGGTCCGCGAACGAACGGCGGAGCTTGAGGATACGCTGGAAAAGCTTGGCGATGCGAACGCCCGGCTGGAGGTGGCGCACCGCGATACGGATGCCGCCCGCGCGCGGTTGCGCGATGCGATCGAGAGCCTGTCCGACGGATTTGCAATCTTTGACGCCGAAGACCGCATGGTGATGTGCAATCAGTCGTTCCTGCGCTTCTGGCCCGAATTCGAAGGCGTGCGCGACAGCCATCCGCAGTTTTCCGAACTGGCCGAAACACTGGCCTATGGTGGGCGGACGATCGGGTCGCAGCTATCGCCCGAACGCTGGGTTCGCGAACGCATCGCGCGCCATCGCGAGGCGTCGGGCGCGCATGTCCAGTTGCTGAGCGACGGACGCTGGCTGCAAATCAACGAGATGAAGACGACCGAGGGTGGGACGGTCGGGATCTACACCGACATCACCTCGGTCAAGGCGGAGGACGCCCGCGAACGGGCGCGCGAACTGGCGGGGCGGAACCTTGCGTTGCAGGCCTCGCTCGACACCCTGTCCGAAGGTGCGTGCCTGTTCGATCAGGACCGCAAGCTGGTTGCCTGGAACGAGCCACTGGTCCGCATGCTGGGCATCGATGCCCATATCGAAGACGCGATCGGCACGCACCAGAAATTGCACGACTGGTGCGTCTCTCAGCAAGGGCTGGACTTGCCGCAGGCGATAGAGTGGCGCAGCGGCAAGGGCCCGCGGATCAGCACCGATTGCAGCCTTGGCGAACGGCACTTCGTGATCCGCTCAGTCTCTCTGTCGGCGGGCGGCATGGCCTATGCCTTCGACGACGTAACCGATCGCATCCGGTTCCAGCGCAGCCTGACGGAACAGGCCGAAACGCTGGAAAAGCGCGTGCAGGAACGCACCGCCGAACTGATCGAGGTGAACCGCCAACTGGTAGAGGCAAAGAACGAGGCGGAGACGGCGAACCGTTCGAAAACCAGCTTCATCGCTGCGGCGAGCCACGACCTATTGCAACCGCTGAACGCCGCACGACTGTTCGTTTCAGCTCTGGCGGAGCGGCGGATGGCAATGACCAATCGCGGCCTTGTGCGCCAGACGGCGGTGGCGCTGGATTCTGTCGAGGAATTGCTGGAGGCATTGCTGGAGATATCCCGCCTTGATGCCGGGGCGATCCAGCCTGAGATCGCGGCGCTTCCGCTAGACCGCATCCTGTCGGCCCTGCGCATCGAATTTGCGCCGCTGGCCCGCAAGGGCGGGCTGACGTTCGAGGTACCGGAGACCGGCCTGTGGGTGCGCAGCGACCTGCGGCTCTTGCGGCGCATCCTGCAGAACTTTGTGTCCAACGCGATCCGTTATACCGAGAAAGGCGGGGTCGAAGTCAGCGCCACCACCGATGGCAACGCGGTGCGGATCGCGGTGCGCGATACCGGGCCGGGCATCGCGGTGGAAAAGCGCGAGGCGATCTTCGAGGAATTCCGCCGACTGGCCAGCACGCAGAAGACGCCCGGCAAGGGTCTTGGGCTGGCCATTGTCCGCCGGGCCAGCGCGATGCTGGCGCACCGGATCGACCTGACCACCGCGCCGGGCGAGGGTTCGACATTCTCGATCACCGTTCCGCTGGCCGAACCGTCGGCCATCGCCGCCGAAGTCGCGGAGAAAACGAGGGCCGTTTCCGGCACAAAAGGCACCGTCACCGTGATCGACAACGACGTGCAGGTGCAGGAAGGCATGCGCGTCTTGCTGGAAAACTGGGGGCTGGAAGTCGTAACAGGCAGCGGCCCCGACGATCCGGGCGTGCGGCAGAGCGTGCGGAAAGGCACCGGCCTGCTGATCGCCGACTATCATCTGGACGACGGGCTGACCGGAGACCTCGCCATCGCAGACTTGCGCGCGGCGCATAGCGAGGCGGGGCATGAGAGTGAGTTGCCCGCCGTCGTCATCACCGCCGACCGGACGGACGAGGTGAAGCAGGCGCTGACCGCGAAAGAGCTGCCGGTACTGACCAAGCCGGTGAAGCCCGCGCAGTTGCGGGCGCTGCTTAGAAAGCTGGAAATTACGGGCTGA
- a CDS encoding FIST N-terminal domain-containing protein, giving the protein MEAGQTCLDGLVIVTSHAEDPAEAVARIADSIADVPLAGGLVFCSHRYDRGALARELEQVLPDAPLLGCTSAGELGATGYDTDSLVFIGFPQSAFHLSVLPFTDLDHFDADTARKQVRGLVASGRQSAQGKLGSDSLSHVALFLVDGLSHREELLTMTAQEALGDIGLIGGSSGDGLAFRETGVFFDGRFHRDAGVMALLSSSRPMRMFSAVHYRPGPQRMVITEADAETRTVFEINAAPAAEEYLRLVGNPGAELNVAFFAAHPLMVRTGGTHHVRSIQSANPDGSLTFYCAIDRGIVMTIGEPVDRIAAMREMFAGLAEDVGEIDHIIGFDCVLNRIDAENRQLGREVSDLYAKEKVIGFNTYGEQFRSAHMNQTLSGLAIGH; this is encoded by the coding sequence TTGGAAGCAGGCCAAACCTGCCTTGACGGGCTCGTGATCGTGACCAGCCACGCTGAAGATCCGGCGGAGGCGGTCGCGCGTATCGCCGACAGCATTGCCGATGTACCGCTGGCGGGCGGGCTGGTGTTCTGTTCGCACCGCTATGATCGCGGTGCGCTGGCGCGGGAACTGGAGCAGGTCTTGCCCGATGCGCCGCTGCTTGGGTGCACCAGCGCGGGGGAGCTTGGGGCGACGGGGTATGACACAGACAGCTTGGTGTTCATCGGCTTTCCGCAGAGCGCGTTCCACCTCTCGGTCCTGCCGTTCACCGATCTCGACCATTTCGACGCGGATACCGCGCGCAAGCAGGTGCGCGGCCTTGTCGCAAGCGGGCGGCAAAGCGCGCAGGGCAAGCTGGGGAGCGACAGCCTGTCTCATGTCGCGCTGTTCCTTGTCGACGGGTTGTCGCACCGAGAGGAACTGCTGACGATGACGGCGCAGGAGGCACTGGGCGACATCGGCCTGATTGGCGGGTCGAGCGGTGACGGACTGGCCTTTCGCGAAACGGGTGTGTTCTTCGACGGCAGGTTCCATCGGGATGCTGGCGTGATGGCGCTGCTGTCCAGTTCGCGCCCGATGCGGATGTTTTCCGCCGTTCACTATCGTCCCGGCCCGCAGCGCATGGTGATTACCGAGGCCGATGCTGAAACGCGCACCGTTTTCGAGATCAACGCCGCCCCGGCGGCAGAGGAATACCTGCGGCTGGTCGGCAATCCGGGCGCGGAACTGAACGTTGCGTTCTTCGCCGCGCATCCGTTGATGGTGCGCACCGGCGGCACGCATCATGTCCGATCCATACAGTCGGCCAATCCGGATGGCAGCCTGACGTTCTATTGCGCGATCGACCGGGGCATCGTGATGACCATCGGCGAGCCGGTCGACCGCATTGCCGCCATGCGTGAAATGTTCGCCGGATTGGCCGAAGACGTAGGCGAAATCGATCATATCATCGGCTTCGACTGCGTGCTGAACCGCATCGATGCCGAGAACCGCCAACTGGGCCGCGAAGTGTCCGACCTCTATGCGAAAGAGAAAGTGATCGGGTTCAACACCTATGGCGAACAGTTCCGGTCGGCGCATATGAACCAGACGCTGAGCGGGTTGGCGATAGGGCATTGA
- a CDS encoding DUF779 domain-containing protein — protein sequence MTTITNAPARIVSTDAADEWIERLTEMHGQLMFHQSGGCCDGSAPMCFPRGEFRVGAQDVLLGTLVRDTPVWIGAAQFEYWRHTQITIDVVPGRGAGMSLEAPEGVRFIVRSRVFTDDEIEALNVAGEPPHGGDFVED from the coding sequence ATGACCACGATAACCAACGCACCGGCCCGGATAGTGTCGACCGACGCGGCGGACGAATGGATAGAGCGGCTGACCGAAATGCACGGACAGCTGATGTTTCACCAGTCGGGCGGCTGCTGCGACGGTTCCGCTCCGATGTGCTTTCCGCGCGGAGAATTCCGCGTCGGGGCGCAGGACGTTCTGCTAGGCACGCTGGTCCGCGATACGCCGGTGTGGATCGGCGCGGCGCAGTTCGAATACTGGCGGCATACGCAGATCACCATCGACGTCGTGCCGGGGCGGGGCGCGGGGATGAGCCTTGAGGCACCTGAGGGCGTGCGCTTCATCGTGCGCAGCCGGGTGTTCACCGATGACGAGATAGAGGCGCTGAACGTCGCCGGAGAACCGCCGCATGGCGGCGATTTCGTGGAGGATTGA
- the adh gene encoding aldehyde dehydrogenase yields MLEQALSKFSGQSLIKDRFDNFIGGKWVAPVKGQYFDNISPVTGRPVCQVARGTAEDIELALDAAHAAKDAWGRTSTTERANILNRIAQRMEDNLDMLALVETIDNGKPIRETTAADLPLGVDHFRYFAGCLRAQEGAISEIDHDTVAYHFHEPLGVVGQIIPWNFPLLMAVWKLAPALAAGNCVVLKPAEQTPMSIMVLAELIGDLLPEGVLNIVNGFGVEAGKPLASNKRIAKIAFTGETTTGRLIMQYASENLIPCTLELGGKSPNIFFADVMREDDDYFDKALEGFAMFALNQGEVCTCPSRALVHESIYDAFMERAIKRVEAIKMGNPLDPSTMIGAQASNDQLEKILSYIGIGKDEGAKVLTGGTRAVHEGELSEGYYVTPTVLEGHNKMRVFQEEIFGPVLAVTKFSSDEEALSIANDTLYGLGAGVWSRDANTCYRFGRAIQAGRVWTNCYHAYPAHAAFGGYKQSGIGRENHKMMLEHYQQTKNMLVSYSPKALGFF; encoded by the coding sequence ATGCTGGAACAGGCGCTCAGCAAGTTCAGCGGACAGTCGCTTATCAAGGACCGCTTCGACAATTTCATCGGCGGCAAGTGGGTCGCGCCCGTAAAGGGGCAATACTTCGACAATATCTCGCCAGTGACCGGCCGCCCGGTGTGTCAGGTCGCCCGAGGTACGGCTGAGGACATCGAGCTTGCGCTCGACGCCGCGCATGCCGCGAAGGATGCGTGGGGGCGGACCAGCACGACCGAGCGGGCCAATATCCTGAACAGGATCGCGCAGCGCATGGAGGACAACCTCGATATGCTGGCGCTGGTCGAGACGATCGACAATGGCAAGCCGATCCGTGAAACGACCGCCGCCGATCTTCCGCTGGGCGTCGATCACTTCCGCTATTTCGCGGGCTGCCTGCGGGCCCAGGAAGGCGCGATTTCCGAAATCGACCACGATACGGTCGCCTACCACTTCCATGAACCGCTGGGCGTCGTTGGTCAGATCATCCCGTGGAATTTCCCGCTGCTGATGGCAGTCTGGAAGCTGGCCCCGGCACTGGCTGCGGGCAACTGCGTGGTGCTGAAGCCTGCCGAGCAGACCCCGATGTCGATCATGGTTCTTGCCGAGCTCATTGGCGACCTGCTGCCCGAAGGCGTGCTCAACATCGTGAACGGTTTCGGCGTAGAGGCGGGCAAGCCGCTGGCATCGAACAAGCGCATCGCCAAGATCGCCTTTACCGGCGAGACGACGACCGGGCGGCTGATCATGCAGTATGCCAGCGAAAACCTGATCCCCTGCACGCTGGAGCTTGGCGGCAAGAGCCCGAACATCTTCTTCGCCGACGTGATGCGCGAAGACGATGATTACTTCGACAAGGCGCTGGAAGGCTTTGCCATGTTTGCGCTGAACCAGGGCGAAGTCTGCACCTGCCCCAGCCGCGCGCTGGTGCACGAATCCATTTACGACGCGTTTATGGAACGCGCGATCAAGCGGGTCGAGGCGATCAAGATGGGCAACCCGCTCGATCCCAGCACGATGATAGGGGCGCAGGCTTCGAACGACCAGCTTGAGAAGATCCTGTCCTACATCGGCATCGGCAAGGACGAGGGCGCCAAGGTCCTGACCGGCGGCACCCGCGCCGTGCACGAAGGCGAACTGTCGGAAGGCTATTACGTCACGCCGACGGTGCTGGAAGGCCACAACAAGATGCGCGTTTTCCAGGAAGAGATCTTCGGTCCGGTCCTCGCCGTGACAAAGTTCTCGTCCGATGAAGAGGCGCTCTCCATCGCGAACGACACGCTTTATGGCCTTGGCGCCGGGGTGTGGAGCCGCGATGCCAACACCTGCTATCGCTTTGGCCGTGCCATTCAGGCGGGCCGGGTCTGGACCAACTGCTACCACGCTTATCCGGCGCATGCCGCGTTCGGTGGTTACAAGCAGTCGGGCATCGGGCGTGAAAACCACAAGATGATGCTGGAACACTATCAGCAGACCAAGAACATGCTGGTCAGCTATAGCCCCAAGGCGCTCGGCTTCTTCTGA
- a CDS encoding Zn-dependent hydrolase encodes MPQVDIERIESDIVAISRFGFNEADRGVYRQGFSEADMAARQWLRDRFEELGMEHRMDGAGNVIGRFGPADKPAVLIASHMDSVPASGIFDGVLGVVAGLEVVRALKDAEIIPDFPIEVIGTSEEEGRFGGMLGAQAMTGKLTREWLDTAKDEHGFALKDAMSIAGLDPYAALHAYRRPDEIHAFLELHVEQGPVLDLEKTTIGVVEGISGVFKWNCRLIGKADHAGTAPMHMRADALMGMADFAHEIGRIIDEHGTDKSRITIGHVACKPGFPHTVPGEVDFTIVGRDLDEGVMTALAEACERVLSSIARKHKLRFEYEQMSWLKPAYCDDGLITMMSAKAEELGLSHKTMPSGAGHDVQFFCEHTRAGLIFVPSVGGVSHAPDEWTHWSDIERGTQLLLECVMELACEQKDLAPAGQTAKSH; translated from the coding sequence GTGCCCCAAGTCGACATCGAACGCATCGAAAGCGACATCGTCGCCATATCCCGCTTCGGATTTAACGAGGCGGATCGCGGCGTCTATCGCCAGGGTTTCAGCGAGGCGGACATGGCTGCGCGCCAATGGTTACGCGATCGGTTCGAGGAACTGGGCATGGAGCACCGCATGGACGGCGCCGGCAATGTGATCGGGCGTTTTGGCCCCGCCGACAAGCCCGCCGTGCTGATCGCCAGTCACATGGATTCGGTGCCCGCCAGCGGCATTTTCGACGGTGTGCTGGGTGTCGTGGCCGGTCTTGAAGTCGTTCGCGCGCTGAAAGATGCGGAGATCATCCCCGACTTCCCTATCGAGGTGATCGGCACCAGCGAAGAGGAGGGACGCTTCGGCGGTATGCTGGGCGCCCAGGCGATGACCGGCAAGCTGACACGCGAATGGCTGGATACGGCAAAGGACGAACATGGCTTCGCGCTGAAGGACGCGATGAGCATTGCCGGGCTCGATCCCTATGCTGCGCTCCACGCCTATCGCCGTCCCGACGAGATTCACGCATTTCTTGAACTGCACGTCGAGCAGGGCCCGGTGCTGGACCTTGAAAAGACCACCATCGGCGTCGTCGAGGGCATTTCCGGTGTGTTCAAATGGAATTGCCGCCTGATCGGCAAGGCCGACCACGCCGGAACCGCGCCGATGCATATGCGCGCCGATGCCCTGATGGGCATGGCCGACTTCGCGCATGAGATCGGGCGGATCATCGACGAACATGGCACCGACAAGAGCCGGATCACCATCGGCCACGTCGCCTGCAAGCCGGGATTTCCGCACACCGTGCCGGGCGAAGTCGATTTCACCATCGTCGGCCGCGATTTGGACGAAGGCGTGATGACCGCGCTGGCAGAGGCCTGCGAACGCGTGTTGTCCAGCATCGCGCGAAAGCACAAGCTGCGTTTCGAATACGAACAGATGAGCTGGCTGAAGCCCGCCTATTGCGACGACGGGCTGATCACGATGATGAGCGCGAAGGCCGAAGAACTCGGCCTGTCGCACAAGACCATGCCATCAGGCGCGGGGCATGATGTGCAGTTCTTCTGCGAACACACCCGCGCGGGCCTGATCTTCGTGCCCAGCGTCGGCGGTGTCAGCCACGCACCCGATGAATGGACCCACTGGTCCGACATCGAACGCGGCACGCAGCTTTTGCTGGAATGCGTGATGGAACTGGCCTGCGAACAGAAAGACCTGGCCCCCGCCGGGCAGACTGCGAAGAGCCACTAG
- a CDS encoding sulfite oxidase heme-binding subunit YedZ produces the protein MKSRPLLWLILALPGIWMLSRWAFTPDEYGYGHFIGDSGDWAAWLLLVTLAVTPLRLLFRRWRWTAWLMRRRRDLGVASFAYAAGHTAAYLIRKGSPEFVLAELSTPYILLGWLALLLFVPLAVTSNDVSVRLLRRSWKRLHRLVYPAAVLTFAHWALSAFDPTTAYIHIGILVAIEGLRIGLQRRQRVT, from the coding sequence ATGAAATCCCGCCCGTTGCTTTGGCTGATCCTTGCCCTGCCCGGCATCTGGATGCTCTCGCGCTGGGCTTTCACGCCAGACGAATATGGCTACGGCCATTTCATAGGCGACAGCGGGGATTGGGCGGCATGGTTGCTGTTGGTAACGCTGGCGGTCACGCCGCTGCGCCTGCTTTTCCGCCGCTGGCGCTGGACCGCTTGGCTGATGCGGCGCAGGCGCGATCTGGGGGTGGCCAGCTTTGCCTATGCGGCGGGGCATACCGCGGCCTACCTGATCCGCAAGGGATCGCCCGAATTCGTACTGGCGGAGCTATCCACGCCCTACATCCTGCTCGGATGGTTGGCGCTGTTGCTGTTCGTGCCGCTGGCCGTGACGTCGAACGACGTTTCGGTGCGGCTATTGCGGCGGAGCTGGAAGCGGTTGCACCGGCTGGTCTATCCGGCGGCGGTGCTGACCTTCGCGCACTGGGCCCTGTCGGCCTTCGATCCGACGACTGCCTATATCCACATCGGGATACTGGTCGCGATCGAAGGCCTCAGGATCGGATTGCAGCGACGTCAGAGGGTGACGTAG
- a CDS encoding helix-hairpin-helix domain-containing protein encodes MRKLMLAVLAGSTVALSACSGGADTAPEATATEAASDPAADAAMVETGVLDANTATEEQLAAANGVSPELAAAIVAGQPYASVTDLHSMLTETLSDEEAATVLTGVFVPVNLNSGTEEELRLIPGMTDKMEHEFLEYRPYDDMTVFDREMGKYVDEAEVARFRNYVTL; translated from the coding sequence ATGCGTAAACTGATGCTTGCCGTTCTTGCCGGGTCGACCGTGGCCCTGTCCGCCTGTTCCGGTGGTGCGGATACCGCGCCCGAAGCGACCGCGACCGAAGCGGCCAGCGATCCCGCCGCGGATGCGGCGATGGTGGAAACCGGCGTTCTGGACGCCAACACCGCGACCGAGGAACAGCTTGCCGCCGCCAATGGCGTTTCGCCCGAACTGGCGGCCGCCATCGTCGCCGGTCAGCCCTATGCCAGCGTGACCGATCTGCATTCGATGCTGACCGAAACGCTGTCGGATGAAGAGGCCGCCACCGTGCTTACCGGCGTTTTCGTGCCGGTGAACCTGAATTCGGGTACCGAGGAAGAGCTACGCCTGATCCCCGGAATGACCGACAAGATGGAGCACGAGTTCCTGGAATATCGTCCTTATGACGACATGACCGTGTTCGACCGCGAAATGGGCAAATATGTCGACGAGGCGGAAGTCGCCCGTTTCCGCAACTACGTCACCCTCTGA